Proteins encoded together in one Lathyrus oleraceus cultivar Zhongwan6 chromosome 5, CAAS_Psat_ZW6_1.0, whole genome shotgun sequence window:
- the LOC127081446 gene encoding WAT1-related protein At3g02690, chloroplastic, which translates to MVAMKEVLPKYGPFFVSSFRLIPAGFLLVAFAASRGRPFPSGFNAWLSISLFALIDAACFQGFLAEGLEKTSAGLGSVIIDSQPLTVAVLAALLFGESIGIIGAAGLVLGVVGLVLLELPALSFDGSDFSLWGSGELWMLLAAQSMAVGTVMVRWVSKYSDPIMATGWHMVIGGLPLVAFAILNNDPAVSGSLKEYSSSDVLSLLYTSIRFLSTTWMCRLL; encoded by the exons ATGGTGGCGATGAAAGAAGTGCTTCCTAAATACGGTCCTTTCTTCGTTTCGTCTTTTCGTCTCATTCCAGCTGGGTTCCTTCTCGTTGCTTTTGCTGCTTCCAGAGGAAGGCCTTTTCCCTCTGGCTTTAATGCTTGGCTTTCCATTTCGCTCTTTGCTCTCATAGATGCTGCCTGCTTTCAG GGATTTCTCGCAGAAGGGTTGGAGAAGACTTCAGCTGGTTTGGGCAGT GTTATTATTGATTCACAACCTTTGACAGTGGCTGTACTTGCAGCTTTGTTGTTTGGTGAGTCCATTGGAATTATTGGAGCTGCTGGGCTTGTACTTGGTGTCGTAGGACTTGTGTTACTGGAG TTACCTGCCTTATCATTTGATGGGAGCGACTTCTCACTGTGGGGAAGTGGGGAGTTGTGGATGCTTCTTGCAGCTCAGAGCATGGCAGTTGGCACTGTTATGGTTCGTTGGGTATCCAAGTACTCTGATCCTATCATGGCAACTGGATGG CATATGGTTATTGGTGGTCTCCCCCTTGTGGCATTCGCAATTCTTAATAATGACCCTGCTGTAAGTGGGAGTCTTAAAGAGTACAGTTCAAGTGATGTATTGTCACTTCTCTACACATCCATTAGATTTCTGAGCACAACGTGGATGTGTCGATTGCTATAG